Proteins encoded together in one Gigantopelta aegis isolate Gae_Host chromosome 8, Gae_host_genome, whole genome shotgun sequence window:
- the LOC121379316 gene encoding uncharacterized protein LOC121379316 isoform X1, translating to MAANQSLTTSAHAISKELIESFVSELKQKNTILYDIKKKISHKTIETKFDDAKMQQEKPTAPKNLEEVIKEINQVNESIAENVKVLYEIEMKASGNMDADDAMDADDADVENEPHLREMHGRAGGRGRDSGIGSTSSSVLNCQSVSSAILSQSIVRQETEPPAEKYLSSSLDGYNQAMPGNNVSTNAEGATAACPNEHNSLDDTTKDSVLDNDLSSLKAILVVQTTEKELQSNTGYPELPLQDSTLISRSADGALNNQVDHALNNHGSFNNQAADNTLISQADGALISLTVDGSSAAPNDGPAGSLQSPQLAQVSPQTNEREPCEHEESEA from the exons ATGGCGGCCAATCAGAGTCTTACCACCTCCGCTCATGCCATCTCCAAAGAATTAATAGAAAGCTTTGTGTCtgaattaaaacagaaaaatacaattttgtatgatataaaaaagaagataaGTCACAAAACTATTGAAACAAAGTTCGACGATGCCAAAATGCAACAGGAGAAACCCACAGCGCCAAAAAATTTGGAAGAAGTCATTAAGGAAATTAACCAAGTAAACGAATCCATTGCCGAAAATGTAAAAGTGCTATATGAAATTGAAATGAAAG CTTCAGGTAATATGGATGCTGATGATGCTATGGATGCTGATGATGCTGATGTTGAAAATGAGCCACATCTCCGAGAAATGCATGGGAGGGCAGGTGGAAGAG GTAGAGACAGTGGTATTGGCAGCACTTCATCTTCGGTTCTTAATTGTCAGAGTGTATCATCTGCAATTCTTTCTCAAA GTATTGTTAGACAAGAGACCGAACCGCCAGCTGAGAAATACTTGAGTTCATCTTTG GATGGATATAACCAAGCAATGCCAGGCAACAATGTTAGCACAAATGCTGAAGGGGCCACAGCTGCTTGTCCGAACGAACATAATTCTTTGGACGATACCACGAAGGATTCTGTCTTGGACAATGATCTGTCATCTCTGAAAGCCATTCTAGTTGTCCAGACTACTGAAAAGGAATTGCAATCAAATACTGGCTATCCGGAACTTCCACTACAAGATAGCACCTTGATTAGCCGAAGTGCAGATGGTGCCTTGAATAACCAAGTAGATCACGCCTTGAATAACCATGGTTCCTTCAATAACCAAGCAGCAGACAATACCTTGATTAGCCAGGCAGACGGTGCCCTGATCAGTCTAACAGTAGATGGTTCATCTGCTGCACCAAATGATGGTCCTGCGGGAAGTCTGCAGTCTCCACAACTAGCTCAGGTTTCACCTCAAACAAACGAACGAGAACCATGTGAACACGAGGAATCAGAGGCATAA
- the LOC121379316 gene encoding uncharacterized protein LOC121379316 isoform X2, with the protein MDADDAMDADDADVENEPHLREMHGRAGGRGRDSGIGSTSSSVLNCQSVSSAILSQSIVRQETEPPAEKYLSSSLDGYNQAMPGNNVSTNAEGATAACPNEHNSLDDTTKDSVLDNDLSSLKAILVVQTTEKELQSNTGYPELPLQDSTLISRSADGALNNQVDHALNNHGSFNNQAADNTLISQADGALISLTVDGSSAAPNDGPAGSLQSPQLAQVSPQTNEREPCEHEESEA; encoded by the exons ATGGATGCTGATGATGCTATGGATGCTGATGATGCTGATGTTGAAAATGAGCCACATCTCCGAGAAATGCATGGGAGGGCAGGTGGAAGAG GTAGAGACAGTGGTATTGGCAGCACTTCATCTTCGGTTCTTAATTGTCAGAGTGTATCATCTGCAATTCTTTCTCAAA GTATTGTTAGACAAGAGACCGAACCGCCAGCTGAGAAATACTTGAGTTCATCTTTG GATGGATATAACCAAGCAATGCCAGGCAACAATGTTAGCACAAATGCTGAAGGGGCCACAGCTGCTTGTCCGAACGAACATAATTCTTTGGACGATACCACGAAGGATTCTGTCTTGGACAATGATCTGTCATCTCTGAAAGCCATTCTAGTTGTCCAGACTACTGAAAAGGAATTGCAATCAAATACTGGCTATCCGGAACTTCCACTACAAGATAGCACCTTGATTAGCCGAAGTGCAGATGGTGCCTTGAATAACCAAGTAGATCACGCCTTGAATAACCATGGTTCCTTCAATAACCAAGCAGCAGACAATACCTTGATTAGCCAGGCAGACGGTGCCCTGATCAGTCTAACAGTAGATGGTTCATCTGCTGCACCAAATGATGGTCCTGCGGGAAGTCTGCAGTCTCCACAACTAGCTCAGGTTTCACCTCAAACAAACGAACGAGAACCATGTGAACACGAGGAATCAGAGGCATAA